The following DNA comes from Candidatus Flexicrinis proximus.
CTGAATAACCCCGCCTTGTTCGGCCACGATTTCCTCGTCTCCTGGAACGATCAGATTGCTGCCCTCAACAAGCAGATCGACCAGCTCAACGAGGAAAAGGCGGCGCTTCAGGCCGAATTGGCCGGCGATGGCGTCACTGAACGCCGCAAGACCGCCATCGAAGCGCGCATCGGTGAAATCGACCTCGACCTGGCCGATCAGGCCCGCCTTGATGAGATCGCGCGCCTCACTGCTGAACGCGCGTCAGTCATCGGCTCGATGACCGCTGCCGTTGACCTGAACTACAACCCCGAACAGCCGAATCGGCTGGCTCAGGTCGGCTGGGGCGGCACCCTCAACGCCTACATCGTGACGACCCTCATCCATGGCCGTCCGACCAGCATCAGCTACTGGCCTGGCCCGATGGTCAGCTGGAGCAACCGCTCCGGCGGCCCGCTCCGTGACGACCAGATTCAGGATGTCGCCAACTACATCCAGAACTGGGATAAGGGTAGTGACTGGACGCTCGAAGACCTGCTCTCGGTGAAACAGTTCCCCATCATCCCCGGTGAGGGTGGTGGTGAGGCCAGTGCCGAAGCTGTCGGCGGCGATGTCGATACCGCCTTCGCAGCCGTCTCCGCCCTCGTCGGCGATCCGGTGCGCGGCCAGGCGCTCTACGAAAACAAAGAACGTTCGCAGCGCGCTAACCGTCTCGGCTGTTCTGGCTGCCATTACGGCGGCCTGCAAGGCCCGACTTACGACGGCATCTGGCCGCGGATCCTGGATGAAGTCGCCACCAATGCGGCACTCTCCGGCTACACGCCCGAATACTATGTCGTCGAGAGCATTCTCGCCTCTGGTAACTTCGTCGTCGAAGGCTGGAATGCCGGCGTCATGCCTGGCGACTTCGGCCAGCGCATGAGCGCGCAGGATGTCGCCGATATCCTCGAGTTCATCAAAGCCAGCGATCCGTCCTATATCCCTCCCGTACAGCCTGAACCGGCAGCGGAAGCCACCGCCACGCCTTAAGGCGCTTCGGGATCACCAACCCACTGGAAAAGCCCCTGAGCAAGACAGCTCTGGGGCTTTTTTCATGGGCCAAGCGTAGTTATCGCGGCATTCTATTGGGTCGTCGGCGGACGTATAATCTCCACAATGAATCGCGTAGCGTATCGTTTGTTATGGGTAATTTGGGGTTTCACCCCAAACCCCAGCAGGGATTTGCATCCCTGCACCCTTCATCTGCCGTTAGCTTCGCAGGCGAAGCCAACTGCTATAAGGGTGTCCAGAGGGCGCAAGCCCTTTGGTGGAGGTGCGGAGGCAAAGCCTCTGCACGCCCTACCCATAACTCACAGTAGCGTAAGGTATCGGCGGTCTTGTGCGGGCTCCGTCCAATCCTCAGGTGTCCGATCTTGTGACTCCTCTGGGGCGCGGATCCGCCAGACAATAACCGAACATTGAAGGAATTACCGTGCGAACCCTACTTGCTCTTGCCGTAGCCATGCTGCTCACGGTCACCATTTCCGCGCAAAGAACCCCTGTTCCCGAGCCTGACCCGCTTCGCTGCACGCCCGAAGGCCTGCGCGACTACTACACCGGGCTCGTCGGCGAAGGCAAGATCGCGCTCGACAGCCCTTCCTCCGACATCGAAGTCTCGTCCGAAGTGCTCGGTATCCTCTACGACGCCGGCAAGTCCCTGCAGGAGCGCATGCTCCTCTGCGGCTACATCCCGGACGACATCGCCTCGCTGCCCATCGGCGAAGACGCCACCCTTGAGCGCGTGCTGGAAGTCCTCGACACCCTCAGCGCCGATCCGCTCCGCGGCCAGCTCCTCTATCTCGGACAGGATCGCAGCAGTCAAAATCAGACCCTCGGCTGCTCCGGCTGCCACGAGTCGGTCAATCCCATCGGGCCGACCACCGAAGGCACCTGGACGCGTTGGGACGAACAGTATCGCCTTGCTCCCGGAATTTGCCTGAACAGTCTTTCGCCTATTTCGCCGCCGAATCGATCCTGCATCCCAACGCCCACGTGGAACCGCCTTTCCTCGAAAACATCATGCCGCCGATCTATACCTCGGCGCTCGGCTTCCAGGACCTCGCCGATATCATCGCCTTTCTGGAAAGTCAGGATCAGCTGCTGGAGGATTGACCCTCGCGCCGCCAATCTTGCATGTCTCGGATTCGCGATTCTGAGCGTATACTCGAGTTGTCCCGGCGAATAGACTCACACTCTTAACTTGTCCGCCCTACGCGAACACGGGTCGTGTGTGATATGATGCCCGGCTGCATAACACCAAAGACAGTGACAAGAGGACTCCGTAGGTGACTAGCACCCGGAACGATATTCGTAACGTCGCCATCATCGCCCACGTCGATCATGGCAAAACTACCCTCGTGGACGGTATGTTGAAACAGGCGCACGTCTTCCGCGACGCAACTGCGGCAGGCGCGGCGGGAGAACGCATTCTCGACAGCAACGCCCTCGAACGCGAGCGCGGCATCACTATCTTGGCCAAGAACACCGCCGTCACCTGGCATGACACCAAGATCAATATCGTCGATACCCCCGGCCATGCCGACTTCGGCGGCGAGGTCGAGCGCGTCCTGAACATGGTCGACGGCGCGCTGCTCCTGATCGACGCGGTCGAAGGCCCCATGCCCCAGACCCGCTTCGTGCTGCGCAAGGCGCTCGGCCTCGGCCTGCGCGTCATCGTCGTCATCAACAAGATCGACCGCCCCCACGCCCGTCTCGATGAAGCCCTGAACGATACCTTCGATCTCTTCATCGAATTAGGCGCGACCGATCATCAGGCTGATTTTCCGGTCGTCTACGCCATCGGCCTCGAAGGTCGTGCCGGCCATACGCCCACCACCGTCGGCGATGACCTGACCGCCCTGTTCGAGACCATCGTCGAACACGTGCCTGCCCCGGAAATTGACGACGACCAGCCCGCCCGGATGCTCGTGACCACCCTCGAATACGACAACTTCAAGGGCCAGATCGCCATTGGCCGCCTGCGTTCCGGCACCCTGCGTAAGGGCCAGAACATCGCGCGCATCACCCCCACCGGGCACAAGACCACCGCCAAGCTCGAATACCTCTTCACCTTCCACAACCTTGCCAAGCAGGAAGTCAACGAGCTGCACGCCGGGGACATCGTGGCCTTGAGCGGCTTCGAATCCCTCCAGATCAGCGATACCCTGGGCGATGTCGAGATGACCGAAGGCCTGCCGCCGATTCTGGTCGAAGAGCCGACCGTCCGCATGACTTTTGGCGTCAATACCTCCCCGTTCGCCGGTCGCGATGGCAAAGTTGGGCAGGGCACGTCGCGACGCCTGCGCGAACGCCTCTTTAACGAAGTGCGCCAGAACGTCGCGCTGCGCGTCGAAGACGGTGATCAGCCCGACCGCTTTGTCGTCAGCGGCCGCGGTGAGCTGCACCTCGGCATCCTGATCGAAACCATGCGCCGCGAAGGCTATGAGTTTGAAGTCAGCAAGCCGGAAGTCATCTTCCGCCCTGACGAAGAAACCGGCGAAATCCTGAGCCCGTCGAGGACGTCCACATCGAAGTCGCCGACGATACCACCGGCGTCGTCTTCGAGATGATGGGTCGCGCCGCGGCGAAATGCTCGATATGTACAGCGAGAACGGCACAACCTTCATCATCTACCGTGCCCCGACCCGCTTCCTGCTCGGTCTGCAAAGCCAGTTCATGCGCTCGACTAGCGGCATGGGCCAGCTTCACACCCTGTTCTACGGGTATCAGCCCCTCGTGCAGGCGCTCCCCCCGCAGCGTGAGTTCGGCAGCCTGGTGGCCGACAGCCTCGGCGTGACCACGCCTTACGCGCTGGTCGGTCTCCAGCAGCGCGGCACCTTCTTCATCGACGCTCAGGTCGATGTCTACGAAGGCATGGTCGTCGGTGAGCACATCCGCCCCGAAGACCTCAGTATCAATGTCGTCCGCGCCAAGCACCTGACGAACTTCCGCGCCAAGCCCAGCGAAACCTCCGCCGGCCTCATTCCGCCGCGCCGCATGAGCCTCGACGATTGGATCGCGTTCATGGACGACGACGAGCTGCTCGAAGTCACGCCGCTGAACCTGCGACTCCGCAAGCGCATCCTCAACAGCGAGACGCGCCAGAAGACCGAGAAGGCCCGGCGTAAGCTGGTCGAGGCCTAAGCAGAAGCGGCCAGCCAACAGCGGCCAGCTTCCAGCACACACACAGCCAGGCCCCTCGTGAATGCGAGGGGCTTTTCGTTACCCCCCAAGAACGTCCGTGTGTACACCTCCTTACGACTGTGCTTATAGTTGGGAACGAGTCGCCGCGCCAAATGCGTTTTGACGCAAATTCGATTCCGGATCGTACGATTTGCGAAATACCTGCGACACAGTATGCATTCAGCGCAAAGGCGTTGAAAAGCTGCTGATCAGCACATTATTTTCGCGAAAACCGCACACGAAATCGGCACTCAGGTATGCAGCAGCCTCCGGCGGCGAACTCGCGCGCTGTAACCTTCTTTTCGGATTGAACTGTCATACTTAAAACAGGATACACCATTTTGAGTGGGAGTCAGAAACAAATGTTCGAACATTTGTTCGAACACGTGTTCTTGTATGTTTTGAGGGAAAAACCTAACAACTTGCCCGACATAGCCGGACTTCTGAATCCGGACTTGGAATACTACAGCAACAGTTACGGCTTAAACCAAAGGCCAGAGCTTGCTTCGTACTGCCATATTCCTGGTGGGTTCGGATTACACGATACAGGAAGTACCTCGCCGGACGGAAGAAACTCTATGACAACGTTTTTACCCGTTAGCGCACGTATGAAATTCGAAATTACCACTTCCGCCTGCTGTTGAGCATCATTCAAGAAGCCACCCTCAATAGCATCGTCTCGGAACTCATTGACCGCAACATAACTCGCAAGTCTTCTCATCTCATCAAAATCCATCGGACATGCGATGGTCGCGCCCCAAGTGTTGTACTGCTGTGTCGTCACAGGATCAATGTAGCAACCAGTTAGGCGCGCTGCGGGGAGCGTAACAAAGTAGGTATCTGTCTCTTCATCCAACCTTATGTTCTCTTCGGTAATTGAGGCAAGATCAACGCCGCCCTCGATTGTGCCTTGAGCCACGTGATTGGCTCCTATTCGGCAGATGTTTACGGCTCCATAGCGGGTAACAATTTCAATCCCGGCTTTGGCAACCTCCACTCGAAGCGTCACAAGCTGCCCGAGTGTTTTGATACTTTGAAACATTGTCTGGGTAGTGGTGATTTGAGAGCTTGGGTTCCTAATGGCTAATCCACTAACCCAACCTCTCAGGAGCTCGGGGATTCCAATTGCAAAGCAGATGAGCACGGCGCTGACGATCAGCGCCAGAGAAATTAGGGGTTTGGCAGAGAGTCCATCGAAACGACGAGCTAAACCGGCACGCTTTTCGATTGGCGAGTCATCTTGGGAATTCTGACGGTCGCTATCCATTTGGAAGATTCCTGAAATAAGGCTTTCAGGCGACTATTATAGTGCAGATCAGGCACCATAACTATTTCCGCTGCTATCTACTGGCCGCTGGCCGCACTTCGCTAATCGCTTCCTACGGTGTTGGCGTCGCCTGCCCCACCAGCAGCGGCTGCATGTCCGGCCCGGCAATCACCAGGATGTCGGCGCTGACAAGGCCGTCGATGCCGGCCTCGATCCGGTCTTCCGGGATGCCCAGGATCGCCGCCAGATAGCGCGCCGTCCAGCGCTTGCCGGTGTAATCGCGAATGCAGGTCGGACGTTGTCCGGGACCGGCAGGTTGCCGACCGACGGCTCGACGCGCGAGACCTGCTGGCTGATCAGCCAGTCGCGGGTCTGCCCTGCCAGTCCGCCGATGTCCGTGCCGTTGTAGACGCTGATCCGCGCGCCTTCGTTCTCGGCCAGCGTGCGCAGCTCGGCCACTGTCCGCTGCGGCTGCGGGTTGAACACGTCCTGAATCAGGCCGCGCACCGCGCCGATATTCGGCACCAGTACGTCGGCGCCGGTCGGGTCTTTGGCGAAGCTGACGTAGCGGTTATCGATCACGCCGCTGGTGATCTGGTCGCGTGGGATCTCACCGGCCAGTCGCGCCAGCGCGATCAGTTCTTCCAGCG
Coding sequences within:
- a CDS encoding DUF4230 domain-containing protein; this translates as MDSDRQNSQDDSPIEKRAGLARRFDGLSAKPLISLALIVSAVLICFAIGIPELLRGWVSGLAIRNPSSQITTTQTMFQSIKTLGQLVTLRVEVAKAGIEIVTRYGAVNICRIGANHVAQGTIEGGVDLASITEENIRLDEETDTYFVTLPAARLTGCYIDPVTTQQYNTWGATIACPMDFDEMRRLASYVAVNEFRDDAIEGGFLNDAQQQAEVVISNFIRALTGKNVVIEFLPSGEVLPVSCNPNPPGIWQYEASSGLWFKP
- a CDS encoding c-type cytochrome, which gives rise to MHRMLIERIENRILVGIIAFVGIMVLVGWVAINENARMASFTRQYNARSVERGGGLFAANCSTCHGADGLGINGRAPGLNNPALFGHDFLVSWNDQIAALNKQIDQLNEEKAALQAELAGDGVTERRKTAIEARIGEIDLDLADQARLDEIARLTAERASVIGSMTAAVDLNYNPEQPNRLAQVGWGGTLNAYIVTTLIHGRPTSISYWPGPMVSWSNRSGGPLRDDQIQDVANYIQNWDKGSDWTLEDLLSVKQFPIIPGEGGGEASAEAVGGDVDTAFAAVSALVGDPVRGQALYENKERSQRANRLGCSGCHYGGLQGPTYDGIWPRILDEVATNAALSGYTPEYYVVESILASGNFVVEGWNAGVMPGDFGQRMSAQDVADILEFIKASDPSYIPPVQPEPAAEATATP